The Aliivibrio salmonicida LFI1238 genome contains the following window.
ACCACACGGTGAATGAATAACATTTCCATTACATCAAGAATATATCATATTCACTATTTGACACGATATAAATGAAGAGAATATTAGAGGTTAGTTAATGCTTTTCTAAGAAGAGAGAGTAGACAACAGATTTACAGTGTAAATTGATACTGCGTGTTCGATTTACACTGTAAATTTAAAAGAGAGGAAGACTGAAGGTTAAGATGATTTACACTGTAAATTGATAAGGATTGACTGAATAGATTCGCGTAATACTAATTCCGCTTCGCGCCTTCCTGAGAGCCCTGTAATTTTAATCACCTCACTCCACTCATTCAGCTGCAAAAGCTTTGTAATAACTAATTGCTGCTGTATTAAAGAGAGTGAATCTAATAACAATATATTCGATAAAACAAACATTCGTAATTCATACCCAATCACTTCAACACCTAACCCACCTTTTGTGTACACACTAACTCTTTTCAACATAATTGGTGTTAGTCGATTGGAAGTGATACAAGAAGATAAAAGCCCTTTTGATTCATTCATTCCTAAATGAGAGAATACTGACATTAACTGTTCAGGAAACGATGTATGGAAATACTCAACAGCAATTTGATTCCATTCAAGTGATTTTAACGATAACGGTTTAATCGCCAATAATGAATGGGTACCACTTGCTTTGTCTTTTGTTATTCCTAAACGTACAAAGCCAAACCCTAACTGAGACCAAAATAGATTCAATTCAAAAGTAGAACCAAAGCTTGTCCCTAAATAATCCATTCCCTCGTCAGCATAATATTCAGAAAGAGTATGAATAAATTCAGAACCAATCCCTCTACCTTGATAATCTACAGCAATAGCAATTCTCATAATACGGGCACAATGTTGTATTGCAGGTTCATCAATACACAATATTTGTGTTAAAGAGACCGGTACTAAATGACCTTTTGGACGACGAGTTCCGCACTGTATGGCAGAAATAAGATCGTTATCTAGATTCCCTTCAATAGAGATTAATGTACAAGCGATAAGTGCCTTTGTCTTTTTATCGATACCAACCCAACACTCTAACGATGTATCTGTAAGTAAAGAAATCCAATCGTTAGGCGATGTTTGATAATGAGCAGAGACTAATAAAGAAAAAAGAGATTGGGATAGTGAAGCACTACTTAATAATTCATCGGTATTAACACGACGAAAATAAATATCGCGAGAAGAAATAGAGAAAGACTCAGACTCAATATCTACTGACGTGGCGTGATTTAATAAAAAAACATGACTCAACCACAATTCTAATGGATCGTTATCATTCCAACGAATTGGTTTTATCATTTCAAGAGTTCGATAATTTGGTCTTATTTTGGCTAGACTCTGTTTAAATTTAATTTCAAAACCACGCCCAGTTCCTTCATAACCATTGATTGTTGTTGAAAATATCATACGAGAGTATTTTTCAGATAATGAAAGTAACATTGGCGCAGGGATAGCAGCAGCTTCATCAACACAAACGACATCAACTAAATGCTCGCCTCGTACTAACTCATCCGGTGCAATATAGAGTATTGAACTGCCATTAATGATAAGTGTATTTTTGTTATGTTCTACAGGCATTCCCAGTTGAATAGAAACTCTAGCGGCATGAGAAAATATTTCATCAACACTGGCTCTTTGTGGTGCCGTAATTGCGATCGTTAATTTATGAGATAACACTAATTCTGCAATCGCAATACCAATCGCTGATGATTTCCCTCTTCCTCTGTCTGCGGTAATAATTAAAGGACGCTTCGCATGTCCAGTAACGACTTTCTTAATTGCTGAAACCGCAACGTCTTGATCATTTGATGCATACACTTCTGATGTGAATACGGTAGAACCATTTTCAGGACGTTCATACTGAGGAATCGATAATTCTTCAGATAAACATATCATTTCTGTTTTAAAGCCAGAGATCCACTGTATTAATGTGGACGGTAACTGCGAGTTCTTATCTTTAACAAAAAAAACAAGCCCTCCTCCAACCAAGGTTCCACATATTGCATTGATCGCATTTGCATTAAATTCATCTGAAATATTAATGATCAAACACTGAGATTCTTGACCTAGTTTTTTTAATGCTTTTTTAATAGCAAAAGAAGGAATATCTAAGATTGATATATCGCCATAAATTTCAGTTAGCAGCGATGACGTATTATCTTGGGATAGAAAAGAAGAAAGTAAATCGCCATACCATGCTTTAGAACCTTCTAATAAAATAGGGTAACGGATATTACAAACGGAAGCGTCAGAC
Protein-coding sequences here:
- a CDS encoding GNAT family N-acetyltransferase, with the translated sequence MNSQLSFLNSVLSDASVCNIRYPILLEGSKAWYGDLLSSFLSQDNTSSLLTEIYGDISILDIPSFAIKKALKKLGQESQCLIINISDEFNANAINAICGTLVGGGLVFFVKDKNSQLPSTLIQWISGFKTEMICLSEELSIPQYERPENGSTVFTSEVYASNDQDVAVSAIKKVVTGHAKRPLIITADRGRGKSSAIGIAIAELVLSHKLTIAITAPQRASVDEIFSHAARVSIQLGMPVEHNKNTLIINGSSILYIAPDELVRGEHLVDVVCVDEAAAIPAPMLLSLSEKYSRMIFSTTINGYEGTGRGFEIKFKQSLAKIRPNYRTLEMIKPIRWNDNDPLELWLSHVFLLNHATSVDIESESFSISSRDIYFRRVNTDELLSSASLSQSLFSLLVSAHYQTSPNDWISLLTDTSLECWVGIDKKTKALIACTLISIEGNLDNDLISAIQCGTRRPKGHLVPVSLTQILCIDEPAIQHCARIMRIAIAVDYQGRGIGSEFIHTLSEYYADEGMDYLGTSFGSTFELNLFWSQLGFGFVRLGITKDKASGTHSLLAIKPLSLKSLEWNQIAVEYFHTSFPEQLMSVFSHLGMNESKGLLSSCITSNRLTPIMLKRVSVYTKGGLGVEVIGYELRMFVLSNILLLDSLSLIQQQLVITKLLQLNEWSEVIKITGLSGRREAELVLRESIQSILINLQCKSS